In the genome of Hypomesus transpacificus isolate Combined female unplaced genomic scaffold, fHypTra1 scaffold_201, whole genome shotgun sequence, the window CACTGTTGTGTATAAACGAACCCTAAAACAAGTGTGTTAAAATTGAATCAAAGGTCATTCGTACAGCGCAGCATCGCAGAACACAGTGCGCACAAACCGCCTGCGATGTGATGTCATCTCACCCGTTACAGATGAAGACGGAGTCGAACCCCTCCGCCGTCTCCGCTCCCGACTCGTCACGTGACGTCACCGTCCACCTCGTACCGGCCGACGACTCCCCTGTCTCCGTGGCGACGGGGCTGACGTCATCCACCACTGTGGCAAActagagtggagggagggaggggctaagTGCTAAGTCCCCTGTCTGCAAACACCCCCAGGTGGCCTGTACTTACCTTGATGTGGGGCGTGATGCTGTGGGTctcacagtagctctgcaggtAGCGATGAACTTCCTtgtggggcaggaaggaagggagctGGGGGTCAAAGGGGAAGTCGGGGAACATCATCACCTCTTTGGGAAGGTTGGTCCTGAAGGGGAACAACATTACTCCACAGAGGGGGCAAGAGACTTAACAAAgtcggagagagaaaaagacggagagagagagacagagacacagagacacagagagagagagacagacagagagagacagagacacagagagagagagagagagagagagagacagagacacagagagagacacagagacacagagagagagagacagacagagagagacagagacacagagagagagacagacagagagagacagagacacagagagagagagagacagacagagagagacagagacacagagagaggtttCCGTACCTGAGGTTTCTGTACATGCTGCTGTGTATGGGTATCCCGTTGTCGTAATTACCGACACGCTCCTCGTAGAACCAGGTCCCGCCCACGTTCTTCGAGAGCTCGTAGACCACGGGCGGGGCGTAGATGTCTGGTCTGGACAGGATGTGACGGGCGGCACAGAGACCGgccgcccccgcccccaccaccGCCACGCGCAGACGCAACATTCTACAGGACGACACCACGACAGACCAGCGTGGGGGTGAGACCTGATTGGCTTAAATGCATGCTACTTCCTCTGTTAAAATTCTTCAGCTAGACTTTGATCTTTTGAGGTGTTCCAGCCATGTATTCCTGGGGTGGgtatagcttagtggttagagcattagACTGCAGGTTCTGTGTGGCTTTGGTCTGTTTGATGAATACATACTTACTTTATTAATGAGGAGCACATCTAGCTATGAGTTACCTCTGGAAAAGCAAACATGTGCCTTTCCCATTAGGGATACCATCGTAAGGTCAGGGTCGTTTGCCGCTTATCACTTAATCATTAATGGAAGCTGATGGCGGTGGAAAATCCGCATTTGCTTTTGTCAATTTAATACACACTTGACACGTGCGCCCCCTGCAGGCCCAAATAAATTGTGACGTGAAGACAGTTATCGGAACTTCTTTTGACGTTCTATATTGATACATTTGATGTGGTACATCAATGTATTACATCAAATGTAACGTCCCATCATCGATGTATTCGATGGACATACCACTTAATCATGTTATTGTTACCAATGCACATTCCAACATCTCACGATAAGGCTAGAATGAAGTAGCTAGTTAAGTAGACGACAATAGTTTAACAGTTGTTAAGTCGTTGTTGACAACAACAATTTTAATTCTTGGAAATAGGGCTTGTAATGTAGACTACTGTATACTGTTGATACTGGTTCATATGTATTCTAGTCGGTCACAATGCTCCATTCATTTCTAGTtatctttcttttgtttttttaatcttcTTAAGACTTTCTGGAGTCGGTTAACGGATTAAGATTCTTCCAACGTGCTGCACAAATAGACAAATGTATTTACCTGTGATTTACGTTCTCCGTTGAAGAGATGCAACAAAAAAGAGTGATGGAATGAGACGAACTTTAAACTTCAACTTTTACCGGTGGTCGAATCTGAGGGTTAAGTGATACAACTCCATATTTAAGGGGTAGACGATTTTAAGCCCCGCCTCTAGGTCATACGCGTTCATTCTGAATGTGTTCTTGATAGTGTGCTGAAATTAAGTATAATTCATGCTAAGGACCCGTAGGTTGTAGTTAGAGTGTACGTCAaaatagtttgtgtgtgtatcaccaTCACTCATAGGCCTAGCcctaaaatgtttacattttcagTCAAGGAAACTAATGGTCAATATTTTCTTCCTTATAATGTGGACACTGCTATGACTTTCTGAAGCAGGGTCATAAAGGGGATATtacgtttttgtattttttttttacaatttccAGAATAAGAGTCATTTGACAAATTAACAAGAGTTTTCCCTGTTTGTTTGAAAGTGAAAAGGCACGCTGATGGTCTGATCCTCTTTTGCGCCATCAATTTGCGACGTCACGTCTTGCTTTTGGATAACTGACAAAACTTTACAGCCTGTATACATAACGTGTTCTGTTCCATGGTTAATGATGAGTTCCCAAATGGAAAAAGTCCAAAGTCCAAACAAGAAGTGAGCATCTAAGGCAACGGAAAACTACTGATACACCATACAGAAAGAAATGAATGGTGTCGTAAGGTTTACTGAATGAGGCTCTCACCAGCTTGTGAGATGTGGTTTATGTACGCATGGCGAAAAGGTTGGGCATGAATATGTCACCCTTAATGACCTCGATGGGCTTGACCCTTCAGCCATGCAGCCTACTCGTGGCTTCAGAGCCTTTAGATGGGGGCTGGGTAGTCCAGAAGACTGGCAAAGGAATCTTTCAAATAAGACCCTCTGTTCAGTACCATGGAGCAGGCTGGTGTGATGTTGGAATCAAAGACATAATTGATTATGTCTATGGTTGGAATACTTATGACTTCATTACAGCTGATTAGCAGGCCAAATGGCAGATTTCGTTTTCTGTAAATGTAACCAAGGATACAGAATGTTCTACTGTAACCAAGGGTACAGAATGTTCTACTCAGGTATCCTCTTTCAGATTTTTACCCCAAAACAAGAGTAAGACGTGCTGGTGTTAACTTTTAAGCAACATTGCTTTTCATCTCATGGGACAATATATTTAGGGAGTGGCAGTTAACAGATTCTGCCATGAACAAGTAGATATACCATGTTTGTTAACATGGCAACCAGTTTCTTTGCAACGTTCTTCAACTGTACATCATTTCCATCACATTTACACTTCACCACACCGCTCTGTACCTCTTTAATGTGTTATTATTATGGGTTGAAATCCAAACATAAAAATATCTTGGAAATGCATAAATGGTCTCCTTCCTATTTATGTGGTATATTACTAATTTACAGTAATCTGCACTGCCAGACTACAGTAGCGCAATTGAACTTTGTGCGCGTGTGCATGTGAGCAGTTTCCTAGAAAGCTTTACTCTCCTTTGACCCGAACCAACTGAAGCCATAAAATTGTGTAATTATGATAACAGATCATTTCCAGATAAGTTGTGCACCACAAGCTGCCTGCATGATTCTAACTGGTCCTCTGACAAGAAAGATGGCATCGCGCAATCTTAGATGTGTGCAAGAAAGATAAATATCGGTTTGTCACATCAGCCATAGTCCTAAAATAATTACAAACATGATTGCCCCTCTTCTTACCAATGGTACGAAATAATATCACACAAAGTCAGCTTTtactgagaaaaaaaaagatattttaTAACACAATGccataaacacaaacatggTAGCGATACATCACATTCCTCTacataaaaaaacaataaacattctctctccgtcttaacttctcttccccccccctctctctctctccctctccctctctctcacacacactcccttacacctcctcacacactccctccctcccaccttcccctctctctctctctctctctctctctctctctctctctctttctctcacacacacacacacactccctcaccccctcaccccctcacttgGCCGTGGCGTTGCCGTGaggcggctgctgctgctgctctgccaGGGCCTGCTGGAGGCGGGTGCGCTTGCGGGAGTAGTGCTGCCAGTGGAGCAGCTGCTGCTCGTCGATGAACTTGGCACACTGGGCATTTACCAACTCCTTCCGGAAGTGTTCGTACTGCAGCAGTTCTAACATGTGCAGACAGTGAGGATATCTGTGGTTCAAGGGAAACAGAGATGGTGTTTACATCAGTGGTTGCGTGAGTGAagtcaggagtcagatggctgagcggttagggaatccggCTATTAACcataaggttgccggttcgatcccCGGCGgggccaaatgacgttgtgtccttgggcaaggcatttcaccctacttgcctcggggggaaatgtccctgtacttactgtaagtcgctatggataagagcgtctgctaaatgacaatgtaaaatGGAAAAATATGAGAGTAaatcgtaaaaaaaaatatgtatttatatgaTAAATATGGGTGCGAAAAAAAGTTTGACGATCGCTGATATAGCGTACAACAAGAGATGGTTGACAGTCACGTGTGTAGGGGGAGAGGGTATTTGAacttgcaacctcttgatctgcagaaACTTACTTGAGGAACTTTGCATACTCGGGCTCTTTCCAGTAGAGTAAGTACTTCAGATAGTTTACAAACGGCTTCTCTCGAAGGTACCCTCTCTGGGCTAGGACTGGAGGGTTACAAAGTAAAAAAGCATGTACACACAGTTGCAATAGTGACAGCAATTATGCATATTCTTGTGTTGACGTTTTTACAAATAATGTATTCAATACGAATGGACTCACAATTCAAGTAATTCGGGTTGGCCAAACACTGTATGAACTCCAGCTCTGACTGAAAGCGGTTTCTCGCCTGCTCATCTGaaaatgtaaacatgtaaacatgttAGCTGTGAGCTAACCAGCTAGCTACGGTAATGTTTTTAGCAAGCTAAATGTAATAGTGTCAAACCTGTTTCCATTACTCCTGCCATTGTCTTTGGATGCTCCCGAGCAAACATACATTGGCTAATTAATTAAATAGAAACTATAAATATATTTTCGGTAGTTGTTCAACAAAATAATGTAATATCTGTGTTAATCTTTGCGTTCTGATGAATAACACACAGTACATCTGCCGTAAATTGCtaacccctttttttttttttttacttcacttTCCGACAATTTAAATCCCATGCAAGACCCTTAGTCAAACACAAGAGGGCAGCATTTAACACATTTTACTTTTACATCACTAACTCTCTGCAGTTTACCATTCTGCAAATGGTGTTTGAGTGAGATATTTGATCTGAACTTCCCCGGAACGTCTTTTTCTCTGCCATGGTTGGTGATGTTTtcttaactctgtataactcgagacaactataATCTCGGTATGTCTGCGCGCCTCATCCATTAAaaagcgggacaagttatcccttctcaccgtgagaaatggttgaacaGTTGCAGCCCTGGAAATCTCATGGGTCACTCAGAGGCAACAGATTGAGAGTAAAAGGTTGCACCACGTAAATTCAAATGAATAGATAAACCATTTGTTCTTCTGACCAACAGGTTGACTGAATGAAATTCCCAGGGCTTTTCCCCTCTTGTTTTGCTCAGGGATGAGTCAGGTGAATAGTTGACAGTTGTTCTACTCGCCTGAAACTTCTGTGAACTTTAACCTGCAACACGGAGGGCACGAAAGTGGTCCGAGAAGCGGTGTGCGTGTGGTAGGCAAACACCTAAGCACTTTAGACTGGACAAGTGCCTTTTGTGAATTTCAAAGGATTTCAAGAAGATCAGGTTGATGTTTtgataataatgtattcatttagtagacgcttttctttctcccccaaaaaagcacgtcgggggatttgaacccgcaGCATCTCATTCGCGGTCCAATGCTCTGCCACTGTGCTGCCTTATGAGAGAGAAGTGTGTATTTGTCACGTGCTGTTATTAACAAAATGCAGAATAACAGCAAACTGACTTCTGTTCAACCTTGAAGgcaatgttttattgtttttgtaACAATTTTTAAAACAGTTTTAAGCTTTTTATGAAGTACATCCAGACATTTTTCATACAAAAGACAATTGATATCTAATAAAACTCTAATAAAATAGATTTACAAAAATCAGCAAATTACATAGATaactatacaaatatatatataaaagggattttatttaattttacaaTTCTATTAAAATGTGGAAATCATCATTTCCATTTCCACTCTGACACATTGTCAATAATATGTATTCATTAAAACATGACTTGTATTTAGACATGAATATCCTTATCCTTTTGGTTTCCTCATTTTCATTCTGAGTACAGCAGCTCACATTTGCATGTTAATGGTTATaaaagtctgtgtgtctgtgtgtgtttgtgagtgtgtgtgtctgcatgaatTCTCAGTGTATTTAAAAAAACCTCAGAAACAACTTGGTTGCACTAAACCCGTAAGGCCAGTCCATGTGGCCTTTAGCTGTCAGGTGAAGGGGGTCAGTCATTCTTAGTGTAGGTACTAGTGGTCTGGGAGAggcttggaggaggaggaggaagctgcCTCTGTGTCTAGACTGGAGTACCCTGCCTCTCAGggttctccttcctcccctcaccctcaccccccgaGACTGACAGCAGCAGCGGTGCTGTTGGCCCAGGCTGGGAAGGTGTCCAGGTCGAATATGATTCTGCCCCAGCTGTTGATGGCCAGCGTGATGCAAAGGATCCCAATGATGTTCATCATCAGGCCTGTCCTGGCctggcggagagagggagggagggagagggagagggagagggagagggagagggagagggagagggagagggagagggagagggagagggagggagggtgggagagagggagagggagagggagagggagagggagagggagagggagagggagagggagagggagagggagagggagagggagagggagagggagatgagggagggtgaCTACAGGCATGAACGAAACACATTTGAAGTTTATACAGTGTTGTTCGGTTGCCCTGTGTCAACCGACACAGGTAGGCCGACACAGGTAGGCCGACATCCTGATGCTCACCATGTCTGACACCTTCAGGTAGCCGTAGGAGAAGACGATGGCGTTAGGGGGCGTGGCCACGGGCAGCATGAAGGCGAATGAGGCGCTGAGTGTGCAGGGGACCATGACGTAGAGAGGGTTCACTCTGATGGACTGGGTCTGAAGCACAACACACAGACTACGGCTTTTAGACatcgtttttgttgttgattgtGCGCTACAAGGGTGGCCTAACTAGGGCATAGGTATTCAAACACATGAACAcgttggattgtgtgtgtgagagagagagagagagacaaaaaaggagacagagagaaagagagagagacagagagagagagaacagagaggcactctctttctctctctctgttctctctctgctctctctctctgtagctctctctctgttctctctctgggaATTCACTCGTTCACTGGGTTTATCTCTCAATCTTTCGTTCCCGTCCTCCCCTTTTCCCTTTCTccgtctgttctttctctgagGCACAGTGCTGGTTAGTCTGGCTCCTGGTCCTGAATTGACCAAGTCTATTCACGCCCACATTCCAGCACTATCAACAGGGAAACCTGAGTGCAGGTAGGACTGGACcgctgctctctcacacacacttctttgaTCCCTGCTGTTCTGGGAAAGGGGAACTGGACACTGACCTGCATCAtggaactgtgtttgtgtgtgtgtgcgtgtgtgtgtgtgtgtgcgtgtgtgtgtgtgtgtgtttaccatcGATGCCAGGATGGGAAGGAAGAGTGTCGCCGTGGCAACGTTGCTGGCACATTCGGTGAAGACGGCGATGAGGAGGCAGAGGATGATGGCTATGGCCCAGGGAGGGATAGAGTGTAGAGGGCTCAGCTGGTCACCCCCAGCCACCGGGACAAGCcagacacctggacacacacacacatggacacgtaTATACccacaaatatacacacgcacGTGCGCAGAAGGTCAGTACACAATATTACTGATCCTAAAAAcacgttacatttacatttggtcatatggcagacgctcttatccagagcgacttacagtaagttcagggacattcccccgacatttcccacacacacctcgctGCCCTTGGCCAAGGCGAACCCCCCTCCGAGAAGCAGCACGATGTTCCAGGGCATCTTCTTCTGGGTCACCTGCCAGGTGAGCAGGGCGGGGGCGGGGCTCTGGAACCGGGGCCCTGCAGGGACGGAACACCTgtcacatgactgtgtgtgagaggcagtgtgtaggtgtgtgtgtgtgtgtgtgagagagagagagtctgtgtgagtgtgtgtgtctgaataacCTGTGCTGTCAGGACTCTGTGACCTCCAGAAGCAGAGGAAACGAGGGGGTTCAGAGGGCAAGACGAACAGCAGCAGGGCCACAAACATGGCCACCGTAGCGTCAGTTACatacctggagggaggggagggggagagggagggagggggggagggaggggggaagggagggagggggggggagagggagggagggaggaagggagggagggaggaatcgagggagggagggacagagagagtgggagggagggaggagccagaCATTGACAGGCAGCTCAACTTTTTCACATCCTACTGTGACTTAACCAGGAAAATACCCATTTTGCGGTGTCAGTTACTGTTTGAACTTGAACTGAATcacctaccccctccccccacacacacacgagttgTCGATAGCGATGGGACCAGCTGATGAGAAAGAACACAGTGTGTGTCCAACACGGAACATCGATCGGTTTGTCACACAAATTCAGTTGCAACatgtgcatgtgagagagaaagagtttccCTAAACATGTCAGGTGCAGAGAGATATTATTTTGGATGAACCTTTGCACCGGACCGGTTTGGTCAGCGCTTATTTGTCTTTCAATGTGTTTTGTGTCC includes:
- the LOC124462157 gene encoding LOW QUALITY PROTEIN: solute carrier family 13 member 5-like (The sequence of the model RefSeq protein was modified relative to this genomic sequence to represent the inferred CDS: deleted 2 bases in 1 codon); its protein translation is MGLSSGSLLYRSEMFSFFTRDDTFPLPGTGNTTRKLVFPLKGKQATCSHRRRQHRDGQGSSSLRRTWGCGAVRTEKERAAYSVIREEYRRLGPMCYGELSVLALFLLLVALWFTRDPRFVDGWASHLFNAKAEYVTDATVAMFVALLLFVLPSEPPRFLCFWRSQSPDSTGPRFQSPAPALLTWQVTQKKMPWNIVLLLGGGFALAKGSEVSGLSRWLGDQLSPLHSIPPWAIAIILCLLIAVFTECASNVATATLFLPILASMTQSIRVNPLYVMVPCTLSASFAFMLPVATPPNAIVFSYGYLKVSDMARTGLMMNIIGILCITLAINSWGRIIFDLDTFPAWANSTAAAVSLGG
- the med31 gene encoding mediator of RNA polymerase II transcription subunit 31, with protein sequence MFAREHPKTMAGVMETDEQARNRFQSELEFIQCLANPNYLNFLAQRGYLREKPFVNYLKYLLYWKEPEYAKFLKYPHCLHMLELLQYEHFRKELVNAQCAKFIDEQQLLHWQHYSRKRTRLQQALAEQQQQPPHGNATAK